TTATATTACTGTATCTTCATGTCTTTATTGATAGAGATACGTAGAGAAAGAAAATAATCTTCTGAAATAATCTTCTATATGCCATATCTTCCGAGCAAGCAGTAGTATTCTAATTTCTCCCCCTTATCTCTTTCCAAAGACTATTTTGCATTCATTCCTTCTGGAGCCAAAACGCAGAAAAAAGAAATAATATCATATCCCAGATGCGGCTTCGGAGCGTATTTAAGATGCGGATGAGCATCTTAAATACAGCGACTACAGAGCAGATGGGATATGATATTATTTCTTTTTTCGTCTGTTTTCCTCTCAATGAATCAAATAGTTATCCCTGCATCTTCTCCATAAGGCGTGCTGTGTCTTCTGTAAGCTTCTTCAGGGAATTAACCATTGCTGTCTTCTGAGCTGCCAGCTCATCACACTGTTTCTTCTCTTCTTCTACTTTACGCAGGCTATCTTCATGAATCTTCTTCGCCTCTTCAATCGCATTATCTTTATTCTCCTGGGCATCTTTTAAGAGTCTTTCTGCAGTCTTACGTGCTTCTCCGATAATATCTGCTGCATCCTGTCTTGCCTGCTCTCTCTCTCTTTCTGCCTGTTCTCTTGCTTCATCAAGAATAGCATTCTGTCTGCCTTCTAAATCAGAAAGCTGCTTGCAAAGTAAGTCTGCATTCTTCATGTATCTTTCGTATGCCTGATCTGTTGTTTCCGGTACTTTTGCCTCTTCAGCAGCGGTCTGGGCTTCTTCTGCTCTTGCAAGCGCTGCTGCTGTCTTTGCCTTCTCTGCCTTGATTTCTGCTTCTAATGCTTCAATCTTCTTCTGAGCTGCTGCTAACTGTGCCTTTGCCGCTTCAATCTCATCCTGCGCTTCATCTGCACTTGTTACTGTCTCTGGTGTATCTGCTGTTTCATAAGCTGCTTCTGGTGCAGATTCTTCTGTAGCTTCTGCTCCTGTTTCCTGCTCTTCTTTGTCTTCTTCTGCGTCAACGATGTCTTCCTTTGTATCTTTTTCTAACTCTTCCATCGTCTTACCGGTTGCCGCTGCTGCTATTCCGAGAGCTGTCTTGCTCTCTTTCTTTAATTCTTCGATTTCTTTTTCTTTTGCTAAGATGATCGCTTCTGCCTCATCACAGATCTTATCCAGCTGAATATCGACTTCATCTTTATCGTAACCAAACATTGATGTTTTAAATGTCAGTTCTTCTACATAGGTTAATAATTCCTGCATATTCATGGCGGTTCCCCTCTTTCTCTGGTTCGTATCGTGCAGTATGTATATACGATTAAATCCAGTCTTCTCTAAAATCTTTTCTTACTATTTATTATAAACATTCTATACTATTTGTCCAGTGAAAATGGTACCTTTTAGAATGTCAGACGCATCTGATACCATGTCACTCCACCATGAACGGATTCCGAAATTCCTTCTTTCTGAAAACCAAACTTCTCATAATAGTGAATAAGGGATTCTTTACAGGTTAAGACGATGCCCGTTCTATCCTGCGCCCTTGCATCATTGATCACATAACGAATGAGCTTTTCTGCATAACCATTTCTCCGGTAAGCAGGAAGCGTACTTACCCCAAAAATCATCTGCCATGCTCCACCTTCATCGTGAAGCTCTGCATTTTCATACATTTCATCTGTCAGGTCCTTTTTATCTGTTACCATCCCGTCCACAAATGCGATTAATTTCTCTCCCTCGTAACCCTTTTCGCACAATAGCCAGAAATGTGTGCCATATGCCTTAATCCTTCTTGCAAATTCCTCTTTTGTCGCTGCCTCAGCAGGAGGAAAACAGTCTGCCTCTACTGATGTAATCGCATCTAAATCATCTATCATCGCCATTCGAATCTGCATATGTTCCATTGTAAAAGTCTCTCCTTATTAATTATCGTTATTTATTTACCATACCACAACATGTTTGGTATATAATACACATTTGGTACTCATTTTATTTGTTTATAGCATATTATAAATTACTTTTACAAAATTTCAATGTTCATTTTTTGCGAAAACAGATATTTCATTGCTATAATAATGTGATGATGTCAGGATGAAAAGGTCAAAACTCCGTTCGTACCTGTACGATAAGGTGTTTGACTTTGGAATCCCAAAATACCTTTTAACCCTAACATTATGTGATGAACAAGGAGAAAAAACAAAAAACCCGGGAAACATATAATACATTATATTATATATTTCCCAGGTTTTCGTCTGTCTTATCTATTACTTTCCTGCGACTTCTAATCGAATCAGTGCTCGTTTGAGTGCCAGTTCTGCTCGTCCGATATCAACGCCTCCCTGCTCGGAGGAAATTCTTCTTTGTGCACGTATTTTGGCTTCTTCGGCACGTTTGATATCAATATCCTGTGGCCACTCTACTGCTTCTGCGAGAATAGTCATCTTTTCCGGAGTGATCTCTACAAAACCAGAAAGAAGTGCTGCCTGCTTCTCTTCATTCCTTTCGGTGATGATAAGTCTGCCAGGTGCAATAATCTGAGTCATCGGGATGTGGTCTGCATATACGCCTACCTGTCCTTCTACGGTATTATATTCTACCATGTAGATGTCATTGGAATAAAAAATCCTGTCCGGCGCAATAATCTCGAGTCGGAATGTTTTGTCTGCCATAGAATCACCTACTTATTATATCTGGCTAATACGTCATCGATATTTCCGGCATTCAAGAACATTCCTTCCGGAATCTCATCGTATTTACCTTCAAGAATCTCTTTGAATCCCTGGATTGTTTCTCCAAGCGGAACGTAACGTCCTGTTGTTCCTGTGAACTGTTCTGCAACGAAGAATGGCTGAGAAAGGAATCTCTGTACCTTTCTTGCTCTTGCTACAAGAATCTTTTCTTCTTCAGAAAGTTCATCCATACCAAGGATGGCAATGATATCCTGTAATTCTTTATAACGCTGTAATATTTCCTGTACACCACGTGCTACCTGATAATGCTCATCTCCTACAATTCGAGGATCAAGGATTCTGGAAGTGGATTCCAGTGGATCTACTGCCGGATAAATACCCTGTTCTACAATGGCACGTGAAAGTACGGTTGTTGCGTCAAGATGGGCAAAGGTTGTCGCCGGAGCCGGGTCAGTTAAGTCATCGGCCGGTACATATACTGCCTGTACGGATGTGATCGACCCGTTCTTTGTAGAAGTGATACGCTCCTGCAGTGCTCCCATCTCTGTCTGTAAGGTTGGCTGATAACCTACCGCACTTGGTACACGTCCAAGTAAGGCGGATACCTCGGAACCTGCCTGTGTGAATCGGAAAATATTATCGATGAATAAAAGAACATCTTTTCCACCTTCATCACGGAAGTTCTCTGCGATTGTCAGTCCGGTAAGACCAACTCGCATACGAGCTCCCGGCGGCTCGTTCATCTGACCAAATACCATCGCTGTTTTATCAATAACACCGGACTCACTCATTTCTGTGTAGAGGTCGTTACCTTCACGTGTACGCTCGCCTACACCAGTAAATACGGAATATCCACCATGCTCTGTTGCTACATTACGGATCAATTCCTGAATAAGTACGGTCTTACCTACACCGGCACCTCCGAAAAGACCGATCTTTCCACCCTTTTGGTAAGGGCAGAGAAGGTCTACTACTTTGATACCTGTCTCTAAGATTTCTGTTTCTGTTGCCTGTTCCGCAAAAGCTGGTGCCTTACGGTGAATTGGATTTCTCTTCACTCCTTCCGGCATTGGCTTTTTGTCAATTGGCTCTCCAAGAACGTTAAAAATACGTCCTAAAGTAACCTCCCCCACAGGTACACTAATCGGTCCTCCTGTGGCAATGGCCTCCATTCCTCTTATAAGTCCGTCTGTCGGACCCATTGCGATACATCTGATAATATCGTCACCGAGATGCTGTGCTGTCTCTGCAACCAGCGTGGAGCCATCTTTTCTACGGATTTCAACGGCATCGTTAATTTCTGGAAGAACACCCTTGTCAAATCGGATATCGAGTACCGCACCGATGACCTGCGTGATTTTACCTGTATTCTGTGCTGCCATTTATTTACTCCTTTAATATTCGTGTAAACAGGATTATAGATATGAATGTCTGGACACAAATGCCCTCTTCATTCCTTTTTCCTGATTACCTATTGTTAATTCAGAGCTTCCGCACCTGAAATAATCTCGGTCAGTTCCTGTGTGATCGCACCCTGTCTTGCACGATTATATGCAAGAGACAGCGTGGAGATCATATCCTCTGCATTGCTGGTAGCAGCATCCATTGCCTGCATTCTGGCTCCGTTTTCACTTGCTACCGCCTCAATAAATGCTCCATATACAATACTGTTTATATACTTTGGAATCAGTAAATCTAAAGATTCTTCTGCTTCCGGCTCATAATTCATCGGTGCCTCACTCTTTTTATCTGCACTCTCTTCTCCCTTCACTTCTACAGGAAGGAGCTTGATAAACTCCGGAGTGTGTACAACCGTATTCTTAAAGCTGGTATATGCCAGATAAATCTCACCTACTTCTCCTGCCTCATAGGCATCAAGCACTTTACGTCCAATCTCTACTGCATCAGAAAAGAGGGGTGCATTGATAATCTCTGAATCATCAGAAGCGATATAATATCCTTTTCGCTCAAATGCTTCAATACCCTTCTTACCAATTCCGTAAACCTCAACGCTTTCCTTTGGAAGCCCGCTTTCTGCAACGAGCTTTACAATATTATTGTTATAGCCGCCGGCGAGTCCACGATTTGAGGTTACAACAATCACTGCCTTCTTCTTAGAACCATTCGATGTCAGATATGGATGTTCTATATTTCCTGATCTGGAGAGAATCGACTGTACCGTATCGTACATTTTCTGAAAATACGGCTTTGCACTCTCTGCTCTGGTCTTAGCTTTCTGGAGCTTTACAGTGGATACCAGCTTCATTGCTTTGGTAATCTGCTGCGTACTTTGAATACTTTCTTTCCGCCTCTTAATATCTCGCATTGATGCCATATTCAATCACCATCCTTAAAATTGATTCTTAAATTCTGTAATGGCCTTCTGAATTAATGCATCTGTCTCGCTGTTGATCTCGCCTGTTTCGCGGATTGCTTTATAGATTTCCGGATACTTTGTCTCCACAAATTCATAGAGTCCCTTTTCGAACTCTGCAATACGTTCTACTGGCACATCAAGAAGATACTTTCTTGTTACCGCATAAATGATAACAATCTGCTTCTCTACAGCAAGTGGCTGATACTGTGGCTGCTTTAATACTTCTTTAATACGCTCACCCTGTGCAAGACGCTCTCTTGTATCATCATCAAGTTCGGAACCAAACTGGGCGAATGCTGCAAGTTCACGATACTGTGCAAGTTCTGTACGAATTGGACCTGCAATCTTCTTCATCGCTTTAATCTGTGCGGCTCCACCTACTCGTGATACGGAAAGACCCGCATTGATCGCTGGTCGGAAACCTGCGTGGAACATCTCTGTCTCCAGATAGATCTGTCCGTCTGTAATAGAGATAACGTTTGTCGGAATATAAGCAGAAACGTCACCTGCCTGTGTCTCGATAATCGGGAGCGCAGTAAGGGAACCTCCGCCAAGTTCTTCAGAGAGTCTTGATGCTCTCTCTAATAATCTTGAATGAAGATAGAATACATCTCCAGGATATGCTTCACGTCCCGGCGGTCTTCTCAGGAGCAGGGACAGGGTACGGTATGCCGTAGCGTGCTTACTTAAATCATCATAAATGATAAGTACATCTTCTCCGCGTTCCATCCACTCTTCACCGATCGCACATCCTGCATATGGTGCGATATACTGCAGCGGTGCTAACTCACTGGCTGTAGCAGCAACAACAGTGGTGTATTCCATTGCATCATGTTCTTTTAATGTCTTTACGATACTTGCTACTGTAGAAGCCTTCTGACCGATGGCTACATAAATACAGTGCATATTCTGCCCCTTCTGGTTGATGATCGTATCAACCGCAATGGCAGTCTTACCTGTCTGACGGTCACCGATAATAAGCTCTCGCTGTCCACGTCCGATCGGCACCATAGAGTCAATCGCCTTGATTCCGGTCTGTACCGGAGTATCTACTGCCTGACGGTCGATTACACCGTAAGCAACTCTTTCTACAGGACGATACTTTTCTGTATCAATCGGTCCCTTTTCATCAATCGGCTGTCCTAATGCGTTAACAACACGTCCGGTAAGTGCATCACCAACAGGAACTTCTACTACTCTTCCGGTAGTTTTTACTACGTCTCCTTCGTTGACTGCGCGGGAATCTCCTAAAAGTACAACACCTACGTTGTCTTCCTCCAGGTTCATGACCATACCGTACACTTCACCCGGGAATTCCAGAAGTTCTCCCTGCATTGCATTCTCCAGACCATGAATACGTGCAATACCATCTGCCACCTGGATGACGGTACCGACATCTGTGGTTTCCAGCTTCGCCGTATAATTCTTAATCTGCTCCTTGATTACGGAACTGATTTCTTCCGGTCTTAAATTAACCAAGCCCAACTACACCTTCTTTCTCCACACTCAACTTTGATAATCCCTTGCTGAGCTTCTCAATCTGCGTTTTAAGACTGCTGTCTAACACTCTGTCTTCTATTCGGATAATCAGCCCGCCAAGTACAGACGGGTCTACCTGATAATCAACTTCAAAGGAAGTGTATTTTGTCGTCTCTAAAAGACGCTTTGTAAGTTTCTCCTTCTGACGGGCAGAAAGTTCTGTTGCGGAAACGACCTTTACCTTACCAATTCCCTTATATTCCTTCGCTTTATCTACGAAATATTCAAAAATCTTTGGAATGTCTTTCTGTCTGTCCTTTTCCACAATAATATTTAAGAATCCCAGTATCTCATCCGATGCCCGCCCGGAAAATATATTCTTCAGCAAGTCTAACTTCTCTATCTTGCTTACTTCCGGATGATTTAAAAGAGAGAGTAAGTCCGCATTCTCAAGAAGAATCTGCTGCAATGTCTGCACTTCGGATAAAAGGGCATCCATCTTGTTCTCCTCAGCTGCCAGCTCAAACAAAGCATTGCCGTAAATACTGCTTACTCGTTTAGCCATGTCTTATCCCCCATCTCTTTTAAGGTCTGCTCAAACAGAGCATTCTGTGTCTCCTCATCAACAGATGCCGCA
This Anaerobutyricum hallii DNA region includes the following protein-coding sequences:
- a CDS encoding GNAT family N-acetyltransferase; this encodes MQIRMAMIDDLDAITSVEADCFPPAEAATKEEFARRIKAYGTHFWLLCEKGYEGEKLIAFVDGMVTDKKDLTDEMYENAELHDEGGAWQMIFGVSTLPAYRRNGYAEKLIRYVINDARAQDRTGIVLTCKESLIHYYEKFGFQKEGISESVHGGVTWYQMRLTF
- the atpC gene encoding ATP synthase F1 subunit epsilon, giving the protein MADKTFRLEIIAPDRIFYSNDIYMVEYNTVEGQVGVYADHIPMTQIIAPGRLIITERNEEKQAALLSGFVEITPEKMTILAEAVEWPQDIDIKRAEEAKIRAQRRISSEQGGVDIGRAELALKRALIRLEVAGK
- the atpG gene encoding ATP synthase F1 subunit gamma; amino-acid sequence: MASMRDIKRRKESIQSTQQITKAMKLVSTVKLQKAKTRAESAKPYFQKMYDTVQSILSRSGNIEHPYLTSNGSKKKAVIVVTSNRGLAGGYNNNIVKLVAESGLPKESVEVYGIGKKGIEAFERKGYYIASDDSEIINAPLFSDAVEIGRKVLDAYEAGEVGEIYLAYTSFKNTVVHTPEFIKLLPVEVKGEESADKKSEAPMNYEPEAEESLDLLIPKYINSIVYGAFIEAVASENGARMQAMDAATSNAEDMISTLSLAYNRARQGAITQELTEIISGAEALN
- the atpA gene encoding F0F1 ATP synthase subunit alpha — encoded protein: MVNLRPEEISSVIKEQIKNYTAKLETTDVGTVIQVADGIARIHGLENAMQGELLEFPGEVYGMVMNLEEDNVGVVLLGDSRAVNEGDVVKTTGRVVEVPVGDALTGRVVNALGQPIDEKGPIDTEKYRPVERVAYGVIDRQAVDTPVQTGIKAIDSMVPIGRGQRELIIGDRQTGKTAIAVDTIINQKGQNMHCIYVAIGQKASTVASIVKTLKEHDAMEYTTVVAATASELAPLQYIAPYAGCAIGEEWMERGEDVLIIYDDLSKHATAYRTLSLLLRRPPGREAYPGDVFYLHSRLLERASRLSEELGGGSLTALPIIETQAGDVSAYIPTNVISITDGQIYLETEMFHAGFRPAINAGLSVSRVGGAAQIKAMKKIAGPIRTELAQYRELAAFAQFGSELDDDTRERLAQGERIKEVLKQPQYQPLAVEKQIVIIYAVTRKYLLDVPVERIAEFEKGLYEFVETKYPEIYKAIRETGEINSETDALIQKAITEFKNQF
- the atpD gene encoding F0F1 ATP synthase subunit beta, which codes for MAAQNTGKITQVIGAVLDIRFDKGVLPEINDAVEIRRKDGSTLVAETAQHLGDDIIRCIAMGPTDGLIRGMEAIATGGPISVPVGEVTLGRIFNVLGEPIDKKPMPEGVKRNPIHRKAPAFAEQATETEILETGIKVVDLLCPYQKGGKIGLFGGAGVGKTVLIQELIRNVATEHGGYSVFTGVGERTREGNDLYTEMSESGVIDKTAMVFGQMNEPPGARMRVGLTGLTIAENFRDEGGKDVLLFIDNIFRFTQAGSEVSALLGRVPSAVGYQPTLQTEMGALQERITSTKNGSITSVQAVYVPADDLTDPAPATTFAHLDATTVLSRAIVEQGIYPAVDPLESTSRILDPRIVGDEHYQVARGVQEILQRYKELQDIIAILGMDELSEEEKILVARARKVQRFLSQPFFVAEQFTGTTGRYVPLGETIQGFKEILEGKYDEIPEGMFLNAGNIDDVLARYNK
- the atpH gene encoding ATP synthase F1 subunit delta, producing the protein MAKRVSSIYGNALFELAAEENKMDALLSEVQTLQQILLENADLLSLLNHPEVSKIEKLDLLKNIFSGRASDEILGFLNIIVEKDRQKDIPKIFEYFVDKAKEYKGIGKVKVVSATELSARQKEKLTKRLLETTKYTSFEVDYQVDPSVLGGLIIRIEDRVLDSSLKTQIEKLSKGLSKLSVEKEGVVGLG